In uncultured Cohaesibacter sp., a genomic segment contains:
- a CDS encoding MarR family transcriptional regulator, which yields MDIANNLSKCLVLNTVSAARILLRRYDKRLKSHGVTVQQFALLSAIRFHPSEPVAAFAHKVALDRTSLTRNLNLLEKKGLVCRVAGSGNVRLCTLSEAGDLLLDTLLDEWLTAQSELLSRVTEDEAETYLRVAKALSEE from the coding sequence ATGGACATTGCCAATAATCTCTCTAAATGCCTCGTGCTGAACACTGTTTCGGCCGCTCGTATCCTTTTACGTCGCTATGACAAGCGGCTGAAGTCACATGGGGTGACAGTTCAGCAATTCGCTCTGCTCTCCGCGATCCGATTTCATCCATCCGAGCCTGTGGCCGCCTTCGCGCATAAGGTTGCGCTGGATCGCACCAGTCTGACAAGGAACCTCAATCTTCTCGAGAAAAAGGGCCTTGTCTGTCGGGTGGCCGGGAGTGGGAATGTTCGTCTTTGTACCTTGAGCGAGGCGGGAGACCTGTTGCTTGATACGCTGCTAGACGAATGGCTGACCGCGCAAAGTGAGCTCCTCTCGCGGGTGACAGAAGACGAGGCCGAAACATATTTGCGAGTCGCAAAAGCACTTTCAGAAGAATGA
- a CDS encoding 5-carboxymethyl-2-hydroxymuconate Delta-isomerase, whose translation MPHLKIEYSAGLESRADMAELCQAAHQAMLKTGIFPKAGIRVRAYKADYAIVADGLPQNDFAALTLSVGSGRSTAQLKSAGDEIFAAVREALAQPLATTHFALSLEIRVINPDLSWKDTPIHARLSGQN comes from the coding sequence GTGCCACACCTAAAAATCGAATATTCAGCGGGGCTGGAGAGCCGTGCTGACATGGCGGAGCTGTGTCAGGCTGCCCATCAGGCGATGCTAAAAACCGGGATCTTTCCCAAGGCAGGGATACGTGTTCGCGCCTATAAGGCCGACTATGCCATCGTCGCTGACGGGCTGCCACAGAATGATTTTGCCGCGTTGACCTTGTCGGTTGGCTCTGGACGCTCGACCGCACAGCTCAAGTCCGCAGGGGATGAGATTTTTGCGGCGGTCAGAGAGGCCCTCGCACAGCCCTTGGCCACGACGCACTTTGCGCTTTCCCTCGAAATCCGTGTCATCAACCCAGACCTGAGCTGGAAAGACACCCCTATTCATGCCCGCCTATCAGGCCAGAATTAA
- a CDS encoding DUF6500 family protein: MRQSLRAKAIGICNDKIDKKGETVGLSFYAFFANENDDPELLMEAAEWWIKTHQLDHFEKATKIRDMIRSGA; the protein is encoded by the coding sequence ATGCGCCAATCGCTGAGAGCCAAAGCAATCGGAATCTGCAACGACAAAATTGACAAGAAAGGCGAGACGGTAGGTCTTTCTTTCTATGCGTTTTTTGCGAACGAAAATGATGATCCAGAGCTGCTCATGGAAGCAGCCGAATGGTGGATCAAGACCCATCAACTTGATCACTTCGAGAAGGCAACTAAGATCCGAGACATGATCCGTTCGGGAGCTTGA
- the hpaR gene encoding homoprotocatechuate degradation operon regulator HpaR yields the protein MTKQSSRAGLELSQTQRTLPIALLRAREAVMDYFRPLLAEHDVTEQQWRVMRVLDEVGTVDASFLARQACILAPSLTRIMRTLEARGFVEVSRDTADGRRTLVCLSEEGRQFIRKLAPASAKIYQDIESKIGCERISTLLDEIEILLESLSSES from the coding sequence ATGACAAAACAATCGTCCCGAGCAGGTCTGGAACTTAGCCAGACTCAAAGAACGTTGCCAATCGCCCTATTGCGCGCGCGGGAAGCCGTAATGGACTACTTCCGGCCATTGCTGGCAGAACATGATGTCACCGAACAACAATGGCGGGTCATGCGCGTGCTGGACGAGGTCGGGACGGTCGACGCGAGCTTTCTGGCGCGGCAGGCCTGTATTCTGGCTCCATCGCTTACCCGCATCATGAGAACCCTGGAAGCGCGCGGCTTTGTGGAAGTGAGCAGGGATACAGCAGACGGCAGACGCACATTGGTGTGCCTGAGTGAGGAAGGTCGTCAATTCATCCGAAAGCTCGCCCCGGCAAGTGCCAAGATTTATCAAGATATCGAAAGCAAGATAGGATGCGAACGAATTAGTACGCTGCTTGATGAGATCGAAATCTTGCTCGAATCCCTCAGTTCGGAATCATGA
- a CDS encoding glucoamylase family protein, whose protein sequence is MIPLSFLANLNGQTSRLWRDTSPIREELFSAERLEIHAKTLAVAQVVSPNPPRVPTLQKRLKENANAIHAAYLSNAEELENHQNLVPAAEWLLDNYYLVDEQIRAIKSSLPPSYYQQLPKLIDGPLAGYPRVFGIAWAFVAHTDSHFDPEIFLRFIRAYQTIHPLTMGELWALPITLRIVLIENLRRLADQIVAGRNSRIAADTLVDQVLMKKIASDVALAEISSAPLPERFAAQLAKRLRDHDADDIPILAWLEERLSSEGCSIDEVVLRSQQNLGASNLTVRNIITSMRLISGIEWSDAFESVNLVDAELRKSKTFALMDFATRDMYRDAIEVLARRSPVSEIEVTRQVMALVSSAGDADSQDTRLSDPGYYLLSDGRPLLETQIDFKPPMRLSILRFSQRLGVGGYVGLISCLAVMMLWACIWALNISSIPVGILLCLAGFIPATEVSTAFVNRFVTWSFGAVILPSMEFEHGVSIDSRTMVVVPTMLSNSEELLRQIEHLEIHYLSGPEDDLTFALLLDRTDADQKFIAEEDAMIADGEAAILQLNERYGAGVAGKRFLLLIRDRQFNASEGKWMGWERKRGKLQELNQLLRGAKDTSFNALDGTIPWVPDQVRYVITMDADTRLPRDAARKLIGKMAHPLNRPIFDKKTQRIIHGYGILQPRVTPTLTAKGKNTLFHRVFSAPGGIDPYSSAISDVYQDLFGEGSYTGKGIYDVDAFEAALANRIPENTVLSHDLLEGIFVRSGLVSDIEVIDDFPSRYDVACKRQDRWARGDWQLLPWLLAWHSHIKSVDLIGFAKILDNLRRSLVAPTLLACLGLVWMLPFTSALLGTCFVLCAVAIPEFVSCFFAVIPRNMGIRISSHFQMLGAEFNAAAIKTLLSLVFLPHQAAIMGRAIIKSVTRLYVTHSNMLQWVTAAQAELACELKLSGFYRLMIGGTVLGLVMIAGVALLSLQSLPITGVFACLWLIAPIVAFQISRTSDKAKSTELTQSEKERLRAIARRTWRYFERFVTPADNMLPPDNFQEDPKPVIAHRTSPTNIGLYLLSAGAAYDFGWAGKSETVERLESCFETLRRMEQFRGHFFNWYDTTNLKVLEPAYVSTVDSGNLAGHLIALSKACQEWKADLPIVTVRMGMNDTLMLALEAFETVMVKSASTQRLGLLYEELKAGLNGDQDLEVIAPRLGRIARKSVVLANELSVIPEKDRMPDLVYWTTALANRIREFERDHSASPEVRDHLSLRLDALADEARAMALAMDFTFLFVQKRKLLSIGYARAENKLDENCYDLLASEANLASFVAIAKGDIPTRHWFRLGRQLTPVKNGSALVSWSGSMFEYLMPSLVMQAPADSLLNDTNRRIVALQQGYGRKLNLPWGISESAFNARDIEFTYQYSNFGVPGLGLKRGLSENRVIAPYATGLAAMFDARNASINYDRIADMGGCGPYGFYEALDFTQSRLPDGQKVAIVRNVMAHHQGMTIVAIANVMHDGLMRSRFHSDPLIMASELLLQERRPRYVSLVHPGAEEVKASTEEAIFNEPTIRRFKSPLIGAPIAHLLSNGSYSVMLTARGAGYSRWGEIAITRWGEDSTHENFGSFIFLKDVDSGSVWSPAGHLAKRDLKQQQAVFAEDYGEYSCRNGLLTCRMDVLVSGEDDGEVRRITLSNAGLRARHIEVTSYSELVLASPVSDAAHPVFSKMFVETEYLPEFGGLLANRRRRSPDEPEIWVCHFAIVEGEIAQDPQYETDRLKFLGRNRSLANAKALNDKASLSNTTGTVLDPIFSLRHRVSIAPGETLHITFWTLVAASRSELMNLLDKHHDHNSYDRAKTLAWTQAQVQLRHLNVTSSEAADFQSLASALLYSDRRFRASASVVANGAGRQSSLWPLSISGDLPIVLLRISDLDGMPLVRQLLRAYAYWRMKGLHIDLIILNDLSTSYIQDLQSAIQTAMRSSQIRNENDLGSVQLLRTDQISLEAKSLLVSVARVSLVANHGSLSEQLGRIFQSDEASRTGVGNTSPIPVIVSDQDLLPQPKDLEFFNGIGGFDKDGTEYVITLKDGDNTPAPWINVIANPHFGFQVSETGSGYCWAENSRENQLTPWSNDPVADPAGEAVYIRDEESGAVWCPTAQPIRDKGTYITRHGFGYSRFEHAAGGIHSNLVQFVPLSDPIRISKLTLTNRSKGRRHLSVTLYNDWVLGSSRAKSEPFILSERDEETGALFATKPWNTAFPDRVAFADFNGLQQEWTADRTGFIGRNSSLAHPEAMRGKKALSGAMGACLDPCAAQRISVVLEPGESHDFVSFLGQSRSRENTREIITRYRACDIDACLNEVQRYWKDSLGAVQVKTPDRAMDIMLNGWLLYQTQVCRIWARSGFYQASGAYGFRDQMQDHIALTFSQPEETRKHLLHAAGRQFVEGDVQHWWLPHSGQGVRTHISDDRVWLAFATATYIVQTGDEAILDEELPFLDGPLLAAGTHDAFFVPDISDETGNLFEHCARALDLCLALTGENGLPLIGTGDWNDGMNRVGEAGKGTSVWLGWLLLRSIDLFAPIAEQRDPERAKLWTAHAASLLTSLENIAWDGEWYRRATFDDGMWLGSAASEECKIDSIAQSWAVLSGVADPDRARMAMHSLDQHLVLRDEGLALLFTPPFDQSASDPGYIKGYPPGLRENGGQYTHAAMWAILAFAQLGEGETAHSLLSLVNPINHALTPEATERYKVEPYVIAADVYSVAPHVGRGGWTWYTGSAGWMYQAGISGILGLRREGKTLIIAPCIPRNWPSFHLHVRVDETDYDVAVSQSFVGREDRAIAILDGKSCPVSHNSVSVQLDGLHHSLQLELQRQKG, encoded by the coding sequence ATGATACCTCTGTCATTTCTTGCCAATTTAAATGGACAAACCTCCAGGCTTTGGAGGGATACCTCTCCGATCAGGGAAGAGCTATTCAGTGCCGAGCGCCTGGAGATTCATGCGAAAACGCTCGCAGTCGCACAAGTGGTTTCGCCAAACCCTCCAAGAGTGCCCACGCTGCAAAAGCGCCTCAAAGAGAATGCCAATGCAATCCATGCCGCTTATCTTTCCAACGCTGAAGAGCTGGAAAACCACCAGAATTTGGTTCCCGCTGCGGAATGGCTTCTCGACAACTATTATCTGGTAGATGAGCAGATACGCGCCATTAAAAGCAGCCTCCCTCCAAGCTACTACCAACAGCTGCCCAAATTGATTGATGGACCCTTGGCTGGCTATCCTCGCGTTTTCGGCATAGCCTGGGCCTTTGTTGCTCATACAGACAGTCATTTTGATCCCGAGATATTTCTAAGATTTATTCGCGCCTATCAAACAATCCATCCGCTTACCATGGGCGAACTTTGGGCGCTTCCGATTACGCTCCGTATTGTGTTGATTGAAAATCTTCGACGTCTGGCAGATCAGATCGTCGCCGGACGAAACAGCCGTATTGCGGCTGACACCCTCGTCGATCAGGTGCTGATGAAGAAAATTGCTTCTGATGTCGCTCTGGCCGAGATTTCATCAGCCCCTTTGCCCGAACGGTTCGCAGCGCAGCTGGCCAAGCGTCTGCGTGACCATGATGCCGATGACATACCCATACTGGCCTGGCTTGAAGAGCGGCTATCCAGCGAAGGCTGCTCTATTGATGAAGTTGTCTTGCGCTCTCAGCAAAATCTTGGTGCCTCCAACCTGACCGTCCGCAACATTATAACCAGTATGCGCCTGATTTCCGGCATTGAATGGTCGGACGCGTTTGAAAGCGTGAATCTGGTTGATGCCGAGCTGCGCAAAAGCAAAACTTTTGCCCTGATGGACTTTGCAACGCGAGACATGTATCGCGACGCTATTGAGGTTCTGGCACGCAGATCGCCAGTATCGGAAATCGAGGTGACGAGGCAGGTCATGGCACTGGTTTCAAGCGCGGGCGATGCGGATTCGCAAGACACCCGCCTCTCCGATCCCGGATACTATCTGCTTTCAGATGGGCGACCGCTGCTTGAAACCCAAATAGACTTCAAGCCCCCCATGCGCCTGTCGATACTGCGCTTCAGCCAACGGTTGGGCGTTGGCGGCTATGTCGGTCTTATCTCCTGTCTTGCCGTCATGATGCTATGGGCATGCATTTGGGCTTTGAATATCTCAAGTATCCCGGTCGGGATTCTGCTTTGTTTGGCCGGCTTCATTCCCGCAACGGAGGTTTCGACAGCATTCGTAAACCGGTTCGTGACCTGGAGCTTTGGCGCGGTGATCCTGCCCAGCATGGAGTTTGAGCACGGCGTCTCCATAGACTCGCGAACCATGGTGGTCGTCCCGACCATGCTGAGCAATTCGGAAGAGCTTCTCAGGCAGATCGAGCACCTTGAAATCCATTATCTGTCCGGCCCGGAAGACGATCTCACATTTGCATTGCTGCTCGATCGTACGGATGCTGACCAGAAGTTCATCGCTGAAGAAGATGCCATGATCGCAGATGGAGAGGCCGCGATCTTGCAACTGAACGAACGCTATGGAGCAGGCGTCGCGGGCAAACGTTTTCTTCTTCTCATTAGAGATCGGCAGTTCAATGCTTCTGAAGGCAAATGGATGGGCTGGGAGCGCAAGCGCGGAAAACTGCAAGAGCTCAACCAATTGCTGCGAGGGGCAAAGGACACCTCTTTCAACGCTCTCGATGGCACAATTCCCTGGGTGCCGGACCAGGTTCGCTATGTAATCACGATGGATGCTGACACCCGATTGCCAAGGGATGCCGCCCGCAAGCTAATTGGTAAAATGGCTCACCCCCTCAATCGTCCGATTTTCGATAAAAAGACACAACGCATTATTCACGGCTACGGTATTCTCCAGCCACGCGTAACTCCTACGCTGACAGCCAAGGGGAAGAACACGCTTTTTCACCGGGTCTTTTCTGCACCCGGCGGCATAGACCCTTACTCTTCGGCCATTTCCGATGTCTACCAGGATCTATTTGGTGAGGGCTCTTATACTGGCAAGGGCATTTATGACGTTGATGCCTTTGAGGCGGCTCTGGCCAATCGCATTCCGGAGAATACGGTTCTCAGCCACGATCTGCTCGAAGGGATATTCGTTCGTTCTGGTCTGGTTTCAGACATTGAAGTCATCGACGATTTTCCCTCTCGCTACGACGTGGCATGCAAACGCCAAGACCGCTGGGCCCGAGGCGATTGGCAATTGCTCCCATGGCTATTGGCATGGCACAGCCACATAAAATCGGTCGATCTGATCGGCTTTGCAAAAATTCTCGACAATTTGCGGCGATCCCTTGTTGCCCCCACCTTGTTAGCCTGCCTCGGGCTCGTTTGGATGTTGCCCTTTACGTCGGCGCTGTTGGGTACGTGTTTCGTTCTCTGTGCCGTGGCTATTCCCGAATTTGTTTCTTGCTTCTTTGCCGTTATTCCCAGGAATATGGGGATACGCATCAGTAGCCATTTCCAGATGCTGGGGGCCGAATTCAATGCAGCGGCAATCAAGACCTTGTTGTCACTCGTCTTCCTGCCTCATCAGGCTGCGATCATGGGACGCGCCATTATAAAGTCAGTCACGAGGCTCTATGTGACTCACAGCAACATGCTGCAGTGGGTTACGGCGGCTCAGGCAGAGCTTGCATGTGAACTGAAGCTTTCGGGGTTCTACCGACTAATGATCGGTGGAACAGTGTTGGGCCTTGTCATGATCGCGGGCGTGGCCCTTTTATCCCTGCAGTCATTGCCGATCACAGGAGTCTTTGCCTGTCTTTGGCTTATCGCTCCAATCGTTGCCTTTCAGATCAGCCGCACATCTGACAAGGCAAAGAGCACCGAATTAACGCAGAGTGAGAAAGAGCGCCTGCGCGCGATAGCACGCCGCACTTGGCGCTATTTTGAGAGATTCGTCACTCCCGCTGACAATATGCTTCCACCTGACAATTTTCAGGAAGACCCCAAGCCAGTCATCGCACACAGGACATCTCCGACCAATATCGGGCTTTATCTTCTGTCCGCTGGCGCTGCCTATGATTTCGGATGGGCAGGAAAAAGCGAGACGGTCGAACGGCTGGAATCTTGCTTTGAAACCCTGCGTCGCATGGAGCAATTCCGTGGTCATTTCTTCAATTGGTATGACACAACCAACTTGAAGGTTCTCGAACCGGCTTATGTCTCCACGGTGGATAGCGGCAACCTTGCTGGCCATCTGATCGCTCTGTCAAAAGCATGTCAGGAGTGGAAAGCCGACTTACCCATAGTCACCGTGCGTATGGGGATGAACGACACGCTCATGCTGGCGCTTGAGGCCTTTGAGACCGTCATGGTCAAGTCTGCCAGCACCCAACGCCTTGGCCTGCTCTATGAAGAACTCAAGGCCGGACTGAATGGGGATCAGGACCTAGAGGTGATCGCGCCAAGATTGGGTCGCATTGCGAGAAAATCGGTCGTCCTGGCAAACGAGCTTTCCGTCATCCCGGAAAAAGACCGTATGCCGGACCTGGTCTACTGGACCACAGCACTCGCAAACAGAATCCGCGAGTTTGAAAGGGATCATTCCGCCTCGCCAGAGGTACGGGATCATTTGAGTCTCCGCTTGGACGCTCTGGCTGATGAAGCGCGAGCCATGGCTTTGGCTATGGATTTCACATTCCTCTTTGTCCAAAAGCGGAAACTGCTCTCCATCGGTTATGCGCGTGCCGAGAACAAGCTTGATGAGAATTGCTATGATCTTCTCGCCTCCGAAGCCAATCTGGCGAGCTTTGTAGCCATAGCAAAAGGGGATATTCCAACACGCCACTGGTTCAGACTTGGTCGACAACTAACACCAGTCAAGAACGGGTCTGCCCTCGTTTCCTGGTCAGGGTCCATGTTTGAATATCTGATGCCTTCCTTGGTGATGCAGGCCCCTGCTGACAGCCTTCTCAATGACACCAATCGCCGCATTGTGGCGCTTCAGCAAGGCTATGGCAGAAAGCTGAACCTGCCTTGGGGCATCTCTGAATCTGCGTTTAACGCCCGGGATATCGAGTTCACCTATCAATATTCCAATTTTGGGGTTCCCGGCTTGGGATTGAAGCGCGGGCTTTCCGAGAACCGTGTGATTGCACCCTATGCGACGGGGTTGGCCGCGATGTTCGACGCCCGCAATGCCTCGATCAACTATGATCGGATAGCTGATATGGGAGGATGCGGACCTTACGGATTTTATGAGGCCCTGGATTTTACGCAATCCCGATTGCCCGACGGGCAGAAAGTGGCAATCGTCCGCAACGTGATGGCCCATCATCAGGGCATGACCATTGTCGCCATCGCCAACGTTATGCATGATGGGCTCATGCGATCCCGTTTTCACAGCGATCCACTCATCATGGCCAGCGAGCTTTTGCTGCAAGAACGCAGACCGCGTTATGTGTCATTGGTCCACCCCGGCGCCGAAGAAGTGAAAGCCTCAACCGAAGAAGCCATATTCAACGAGCCCACAATCCGGCGCTTCAAGTCTCCACTGATTGGGGCACCAATAGCCCATTTGCTCTCAAATGGCAGCTACAGCGTGATGTTGACAGCGCGAGGCGCCGGTTACAGCCGGTGGGGTGAGATTGCCATCACGCGCTGGGGTGAGGATTCTACCCATGAAAATTTCGGTTCTTTCATCTTCCTCAAAGATGTCGATTCCGGTTCTGTTTGGTCTCCTGCCGGTCATTTGGCCAAACGAGACCTGAAACAACAGCAAGCGGTCTTTGCTGAGGATTATGGAGAGTATTCCTGCCGCAACGGATTGCTCACCTGCCGAATGGACGTGCTGGTTTCGGGTGAAGATGATGGTGAAGTGCGACGGATAACGCTCTCCAATGCGGGGCTAAGAGCGCGTCATATTGAAGTCACGTCCTATAGCGAGTTGGTTCTTGCCTCCCCGGTATCGGATGCCGCTCATCCGGTCTTTTCCAAGATGTTTGTTGAAACGGAATATCTGCCCGAATTTGGCGGTCTTTTGGCAAATCGCCGCCGTCGTTCACCAGATGAGCCGGAAATCTGGGTCTGTCATTTTGCTATTGTAGAAGGGGAAATAGCGCAAGACCCACAATACGAAACGGACAGGCTGAAGTTTTTGGGGCGCAATCGCTCGCTTGCCAACGCGAAGGCTTTAAACGACAAGGCTTCGCTATCCAATACGACGGGCACTGTTCTCGATCCGATCTTTTCCCTAAGGCATCGGGTCAGCATCGCCCCCGGCGAAACATTGCACATCACATTTTGGACGCTGGTGGCAGCGTCTCGTTCCGAGTTGATGAATTTGCTTGATAAGCATCATGATCATAATTCCTATGATCGAGCAAAAACTTTGGCCTGGACGCAAGCGCAGGTGCAATTGCGTCACCTGAACGTGACTTCAAGCGAAGCGGCAGATTTTCAGAGTCTGGCCTCAGCACTTCTCTATTCAGATCGCAGGTTCCGGGCTTCTGCTTCAGTCGTTGCAAACGGGGCCGGACGGCAATCGTCACTGTGGCCTTTGTCAATTTCCGGAGACCTTCCCATTGTCCTTTTACGAATATCGGATCTGGATGGTATGCCATTGGTGAGACAGCTACTGCGTGCTTATGCCTATTGGCGCATGAAAGGGCTCCATATTGATCTCATCATATTGAACGATCTTTCAACCAGCTATATTCAGGATTTGCAGTCGGCAATACAAACGGCGATGAGATCGTCGCAAATCCGCAATGAAAATGATCTGGGATCTGTCCAGCTTCTGCGCACAGACCAGATCAGTCTGGAAGCAAAATCCCTTCTGGTTTCGGTCGCACGCGTGTCGCTTGTCGCCAATCACGGGTCCCTCTCGGAGCAACTGGGCCGTATTTTCCAGTCGGACGAGGCGTCAAGGACTGGTGTTGGCAACACATCTCCTATTCCAGTCATTGTCTCAGACCAGGACCTCTTGCCACAGCCAAAGGATCTGGAGTTTTTCAACGGGATTGGAGGCTTCGATAAAGACGGCACAGAATATGTCATCACTCTGAAGGATGGCGACAATACGCCTGCGCCATGGATCAATGTGATTGCCAATCCACATTTCGGCTTTCAGGTCTCGGAGACGGGGAGCGGATATTGCTGGGCAGAGAATAGCCGCGAGAACCAGCTAACGCCGTGGTCCAATGATCCGGTTGCCGATCCTGCGGGTGAGGCAGTTTATATCCGCGATGAGGAGAGTGGTGCGGTTTGGTGTCCAACGGCTCAGCCCATTCGTGACAAAGGCACCTATATCACACGCCACGGGTTCGGCTACAGCAGGTTCGAGCATGCCGCCGGTGGGATCCATTCCAATCTGGTGCAATTCGTTCCTCTGTCAGATCCGATCAGGATTTCCAAATTAACACTGACCAATAGATCCAAAGGGAGACGGCACTTGTCCGTCACCCTCTATAATGACTGGGTTCTGGGCTCATCCCGAGCCAAGTCCGAGCCTTTCATTCTAAGCGAGCGAGATGAAGAAACCGGTGCTCTGTTTGCAACCAAACCGTGGAATACAGCCTTCCCCGATAGGGTTGCATTTGCCGATTTTAACGGTCTTCAGCAGGAATGGACGGCCGACCGAACCGGCTTTATCGGACGAAACAGCAGCCTTGCCCATCCAGAAGCCATGAGAGGTAAAAAAGCACTTTCTGGTGCCATGGGGGCCTGCCTTGATCCGTGTGCAGCACAGCGCATCTCCGTCGTGCTGGAACCGGGCGAAAGCCACGATTTTGTCTCCTTTCTTGGGCAAAGCCGCAGCAGGGAGAACACCCGCGAAATTATCACGCGATACCGCGCTTGTGATATCGATGCCTGTCTTAATGAGGTTCAACGGTATTGGAAGGATAGTCTGGGAGCGGTGCAGGTTAAAACCCCAGATCGCGCCATGGACATCATGCTCAATGGTTGGCTCCTCTATCAGACGCAGGTCTGTCGTATCTGGGCGCGCTCGGGATTTTATCAGGCAAGTGGAGCCTATGGGTTCCGAGACCAGATGCAGGACCACATCGCATTGACCTTCTCTCAACCGGAGGAAACACGAAAGCACCTTCTCCATGCTGCCGGAAGGCAGTTCGTGGAAGGCGATGTTCAGCATTGGTGGCTCCCCCATTCGGGCCAAGGGGTCCGAACACATATTTCCGATGACCGCGTGTGGCTGGCCTTTGCCACGGCAACCTACATTGTCCAAACCGGGGATGAGGCCATTCTCGATGAAGAGTTGCCGTTTCTGGATGGTCCTCTGTTGGCAGCAGGGACCCATGATGCCTTCTTCGTGCCGGACATTTCGGACGAAACAGGAAACCTGTTTGAGCATTGCGCCCGTGCACTGGATTTGTGTCTGGCGTTAACAGGAGAAAACGGTTTGCCGCTGATCGGCACCGGCGACTGGAATGACGGCATGAACCGTGTTGGTGAAGCTGGCAAGGGAACAAGCGTCTGGCTCGGGTGGCTGCTTTTGCGGAGCATTGATCTTTTCGCTCCGATTGCTGAACAACGAGATCCCGAACGGGCCAAACTCTGGACCGCGCATGCAGCCTCCTTGCTCACGTCTCTTGAAAATATTGCATGGGATGGGGAATGGTATCGCCGGGCAACCTTTGATGACGGCATGTGGTTGGGATCTGCTGCCAGTGAAGAATGTAAAATCGATTCCATCGCCCAATCATGGGCAGTTTTATCCGGTGTGGCCGACCCGGATCGGGCGCGAATGGCCATGCACTCCCTTGATCAGCACCTTGTTCTGAGGGACGAGGGGTTGGCGCTGCTGTTCACACCGCCTTTCGATCAATCTGCCAGCGATCCCGGCTACATCAAGGGCTACCCGCCGGGGTTGCGCGAGAATGGTGGACAATATACCCATGCGGCGATGTGGGCGATCCTAGCCTTTGCACAATTGGGTGAGGGCGAGACGGCTCACTCACTATTGTCTTTGGTCAATCCCATCAATCATGCGCTAACACCAGAGGCAACTGAGCGATACAAGGTGGAACCCTATGTCATTGCCGCAGATGTCTATTCTGTCGCACCTCATGTCGGACGCGGAGGATGGACCTGGTACACCGGATCAGCCGGATGGATGTATCAGGCTGGCATCTCTGGCATTCTTGGCTTGAGACGCGAAGGAAAAACGCTGATTATCGCTCCCTGCATTCCGAGAAACTGGCCAAGCTTTCACCTGCATGTGCGGGTCGATGAGACGGACTATGACGTTGCCGTTTCGCAGTCTTTTGTAGGCAGAGAGGACAGGGCAATCGCCATTCTGGATGGCAAGTCATGTCCGGTGTCTCACAACAGTGTAAGCGTTCAACTGGATGGACTACATCATAGTTTGCAATTGGAATTGCAAAGACAAAAGGGGTGA